One Catharus ustulatus isolate bCatUst1 chromosome 2, bCatUst1.pri.v2, whole genome shotgun sequence genomic window carries:
- the LRRC32 gene encoding transforming growth factor beta activator LRRC32 produces the protein MKLNIIFLLAVVNTGTSNHHPIERTSCEMANSQAFCNNKDLHQIPHELHLNVNKIDLSGNLIQSIPEMPLSFYTSLQYLDLSFNQISFITSGVFAHMMSLLEINLANNHLHELAQNGTEGIGLLPKVEIMDLSHNNLYNGMAEHFINQAPTLRYLSLADNSIVVISHKMFQGCPSLVEIDLQRNIIMEIEEGAFETLANLSKLSLSTNSITCISDFNLRQLEILDLSRNSIETFSTTKSNDEYSLRSLDLSGNKLFHFPVFPRVNKLVTLNLSNNLIQLTAESPYNKVDYMDNEWLDASFHLLDQKQSKNTSSLYLSHLVYLDLSYNEIKSIPDGFFESMLSLHTLNLSKNCLQAFAVSYDSALISLTVLDLSYNALENLLLNAGALPNLREFHIQNNNLQTLRFDIFSSLPSLRFLNLQSNNISLCHMYSGLAKQRLAGEESGCVSFVNSPALQYLYLADNMLSILPAHTFYKTPLLVLDLSMNPGLKIELKALAGLEKSLEYLHLHGNSLIDLNIDLPCFSHLKHLNLSENQLDWLPKWGSESPLEVLDLRNNRFSTLQDSNILALENSLKNLYLSGNPLNCCGNIWLSSIIQNKNVHIPNVEHLTCQYIQSFGYWEEMHIGNIRPEDCEKEDLKKINILIILTFVLVLSVIIIGVGLFFCFRRQNFSHQFKA, from the exons ATGAAACTGAACATCATCTTCTTGCTGGCAGTGGTGAACACAGGGACCTCTAACCATCATCCCATAGAGAGGACATCCTGTGAAATG GCAAACTCACAGGCATTTTGCAACAACAAAGACCTCCACCAAATCCCTCACGAGCTCCATCTGAATGTAAACAAAATAGATCTATCTGGAAATCTGATTCAGAGCATCCCTGAAATGCCATTATCATTTTACACTTCCCTCCAGTATCTGGATTTAAGCTTCAACCAGATAAGCTTCATCACGTCTGGAGTGTTTGCACACATGATGAGTTTGCTGGAAATAAATTTAGCCAATAATCATTTACATGAGCTGGCTCAGAATGGGACAGAGGGGATTGGACTTTTGCCCAAAGTGGAAATAATGGACTTGTCCCACAACAATCTCTACAATGGGATGGCTGAGCATTTCATTAATCAAGCTCCAACACTGCGATATCTTTCCTTGGCAGACAACAGTATTGTAGTGATATCACACAAGATGTTTCAGGGATGTCCCAGTCTTGTGGAGATAGATCTTCAGAGAAATATCATCATGGAAATAGAAGAAGGTGCTTTTGAGACTCTAGCAAACCTTTCCAAACTCAGTCTCTCCACAAATTCAATTACTTGCATCTCTGATTTCAACCTCAGGCAGTTGGAGATACTTGACCTTAGCAGGAATAGCATTGAGACCTTCAGCACCACAAAGTCAAATGATGAATATAGCTTAAGATCTCTGGATCTTAGTGGAAACAAATTGTTTCACTTCCCAGTCTTCCCTCGGGTAAATAAGCTGGTAACTCTGAATTTATCAAATAATTTAATCCAGCTCACTGCCGAATCTCCTTATAATAAAGTGGACTACATGGATAATGAATGGCTAGATGCTTCTTTTCATCTTCTTGATCAGaagcaaagtaaaaatacaAGCTCTCTTTATTTATCCCACCTTGTATATTTAGACTTAAGTTATAATGAAATCAAATCCATTCCAGATGGTTTCTTTGAGTCAATGTTGTCCCTTCACACCCTTAATCTCAGCAAAAACTGTCTCCAGGCATTTGCAGTAAGTTATGACAGTGCATTGATCTCCCTGACTGTGCTTGACTTGAGCTACAATGCTTTGGAGAACCTTCTCCTCAATGCTGGTGCTTTGCCAAATTTGAGGGAGTTTCATATTCAAAACAACAACCTTCAGACCCTGCGATTTGACATCTTTTCCAGTCTTCCTAGCCTCAGATTTCTTAACCTACAGAGCAATAACATCAGCCTTTGCCACATGTACTCAGGATTAGCCAAGCAAAGACTTGCTGGAGAGGAAAGTGGTTGTGTGTCATTTGTCAATTCTCCTGCTCTCCAGTACTTGTACCTAGCAGACAACATGCTGAGCATCCTACCAGCACACACCTTCTACAAGACTCCACTCCTTGTCTTGGACCTCTCCATGAACCCTGGACTGAAAATAGAACTTAAAGCACTAGCAGGACTGGAAAAGTCTTTGGAATACTTGCATTTACATGGCAATAGCCTGATAGATTTAAATATTGACTTGCCTTGTTTCAGTCACCTTAAGCATTTAAACCTCTCTGAAAATCAGCTGGACTGGCTGCCTAAGTGGGGTAGTGAGTCTCCACTGGAAGTTCTAGACCTACGGAACAATAGGTTCAGTACATTACAGGACAGCAATATTTTAGCATTAGAAAATTCACTTAAAAACTTGTATCTCTCTGGGAACCCACTCAACTGCTGTGGGAACATCTGGCTTTCATCGATCATCCAGAACAAAAATGTCCATATCCCCAACGTGGAGCACTTAACGTGCCAGTACATTCAGAGctttggatattgggaagaaatgcACATTGGAAACATTAGACCAGAAGACTGTGAAAAAGAGGATCTGAAGAAAATCAACATCCTCATCATATTAACATTTGTACTGGTTTTATCTGTGATCATCATTggtgtgggtttgtttttttgcttccGAAGGCAAAACTTTAGTCATCAGTTTAAAGCATAG